A part of Diprion similis isolate iyDipSimi1 chromosome 12, iyDipSimi1.1, whole genome shotgun sequence genomic DNA contains:
- the LOC124413496 gene encoding interleukin enhancer-binding factor 2 isoform X2, with protein MVRGARGGMIRGGRGGMGRGMGFPRKQFLPRHPFDYTLCEAAFPRVKAAADEADFTTALLKKNSDMCPTAKEQNSILNLVTKLQGVLDNLIVAPGTFEACQLEEVRQVGSFKKGTMIKGHNVADIVVILKTLPTKTAVEALGTKVNTDLKAGNPKEAFKLTQTERGFDLSTNEATVRVLITTLHQNLRKLESEQHLDVKICQGHLAAIRHSRWFEENAHHSSIKVLIRLLRDLRTRFEGFEPLSPWMLDLLAHNAIMNNPSRQALPINQAYKRVLQLLASGLFLPGSAGISDPCEGGNIRVHTAMTLEQQDQVCLTAQTLLRVLAHGGYRPLLEGGNKLAVEMSVWAGGVVASPLDKAYEPPTEQEQQEEMDEGNEEMVTQDA; from the exons ATGGTTCGAGGTGCTCGTGGCGGCATGATAAGAGGTGGGCGAGGAGGGATGGGGCGCGGAATGGGGTTTCCTAGGAAGCAGTTCCTGCCCAGACATCCCTTTGATTACACCCTTTGCGAGGCTGCGTTTCCTCGCGTCAAGGCAGCCGCAGATGAGGCTGATTTCACTACCGCACTTCTGAAGAAAAACTCGGACATGTGTCCGACGGCGAAAGAGCAGAATTCTATCTTAAACCTCGTTACCAAGCTACAAGGAGTTCTGGATAATCTAATCGTTGCTCCTGGAACCTTCGAAGCTTGT CAACTCGAGGAAGTCAGGCAGGTCGGGAGCTTTAAAAAAGGGACAATGATCAAGGGTCATAACGTAGCAGATATCGTTGTTATCCTCAAAACGTTACCAACAAAAACCGCGGTCGAAGCACTGGGCACGAAAGTAAACACAGACTTGAAGGCGGGCAATCCTAAAGAGGCGTTTAAGCTAACTCAAACGGAACGTGGATTTGATCTTTCAACCAATGAGGCCACTGTTCGCGTCCTCATTACCACTTTGCATCAAAATTTGCGTAAATTGGAATCCGAGCAACATCTTGACGTTAAAATCTGCCAAG gacACCTAGCAGCCATCAGACACTCCCGATGGTTCGAAGAAAACGCCCATCACTCGAGCATCAAAGTACTGATCAGATTGCTGAGAGATTTGCGGACTAGATTCGAGGGTTTCGAACCCCTGTCTCCATGGATGCTAGATCTTCTGGCACATAACGCAATCATGAATAATCCCAGCAGACAAGCACTGCCGATAAATCAAGCCTACAAGCGTGTGCTCCAGCTCCTCGCTTCCGGGTTATTTTTGCCTGGGTCAGCCG GAATTTCCGATCCCTGCGAGGGTGGAAACATCCGCGTACACACCGCTATGACTTTAGAACAGCAAGACCAAGTATGTCTAACGGCACAAACCCTGTTACGAGTATTGGCGCACGGTGGTTATCGGCCATTGCTCGAAGGCGGTAATAAATTAGCGGTAGAAATGAGTGTATGGGCTGGCGGTGTGGTTGCCAGTCCTTTGGACAAAGCCTACGAACCTCCAACGGAACAGGAACAGCAGGAGGAGATGGACgaaggaaatgaagaaatggtGACCCAAGACGCATAA
- the LOC124413494 gene encoding uncharacterized protein LOC124413494 isoform X1: protein MDTLGSVDGRPLVGLELQARVYRRCNSVGLSYFDADFRHPRREFKARGTRREVCDSRSRVLRLEYFHPRHRRPVPVHLDAGMVLVSVVPHVYLDAAVVAGYRHWFVTVSLANSSPDTELRFGRNSILWMISVISSAQAVGPLTTTTQQPFVVPEVQTMDQPEIQQRQSEIQRSPVDRLWEEIGGVKAMMSSIAGQLDKFNSLYLGKLEHRMLTTSTLLASIDSNIHGLQERSHVWDTFQLHVAAWNEQIKSLDSKMDHLSRGQEKMIVLDTKVSQLMNLEYKLERVAASLQETSQRIHQLEAPKDPLMGEFASRGVLSTLKNVERKVDRVQAGIQGIGTTLKQKKKRNETEEASGKLVIRCNTPPAVEEALQDVQAKVDLVYDKLLSETDSNELNDQPESSDLSQTEAKLLNRLWKRLMVPQRKMIKSLDAIEDLLRGSNVTGVSCRGDSDDNLHHDIEELSSCCRASSHRVSSFVENAETLMKRVEGVVNHVNSQSSIGLEALERGFSEQRNRLKDIVGKIGETCSRTKGESPSSNQFPLLVYDGSGDATDDTGSGDDEDAPQGSLDRDVTVIPLDTGTEGWTPNNGEDATSTAASTPAYPVPRTWSPVTTVPNTTTLPPPVTTASVETLSTSEAPGDQLLYADVQKCESLVNTGRNSGVYMLGQNRDFNGAGRDFYTRNCDLDTAGGGWTVIQQRGGGWGGVENFTRNWDDYRLGFGSFWGEFWLGNEYIHRLTYEADVVLRVELEDWKGVTAWAEYSTFRVDAEVDNYRIWIGDYEGNATDAFSAHDGTPFSTVDRDNDSAPPCCPCAPAYGGGWWFYSCFEANLNGDYYPENATHDPFRGVIWEHWQGDYSLKTTRMMVRPRTLGDIPLDPPDQVYPDP from the exons ATGGACACCCTCGGTTCCGTGGACGGTCGCCCGCTGGTCGGCCTCGAACTTCAAGCTCGAGTTTATCGGCGATGTAACTCTGTGGGTCTCAGCTATTTTGACGCTGATTTTCGTCACCCCCGAAGGGAGTTCAAAGCTCGGGGAACTCGTCGAGAAGTATGTGACTCCCGTTCGCGGGTCCTTCGCCTCGAGTACTTTCACCCTCGACACCGTCGTCCCGTTCCAGTACACTTGGACGCTGGAATGGTTCTGGTCTCGGTGGTTCCTCACGTTTATTTGGACGCCGCTGTCGTCGCCGGATATCGCCATTGGTTCGTCACCGTATCCTTGGCAAACTCCTCGCCAGATACAGAGCTGCGTTTTGGAAGAAATTCG ATTTTATGGATGATCTCCGTGATCTCGTCGGCACAGGCCGTCGGTCccttgacgacgacgacgcagCAGCCCTTCGTTGTACCGGAAGTCCAGACGATGGATCAACCGGAAATCCAGCAGAGGCAATCGGAGATACAGAGATCGCCGGTTGACCGTCTTTGGGAGGAAATCGGTGGCGTTAAAGCAATGATGAGCAGTATAGCTG GTCAGTTGGACAAGTTCAACAGTCTGTACCTGGGTAAACTGGAGCACAGAATGTTGACGACGTCGACGCTGTTGGCGAGTATTGACAGCAATATTCATGGTCTACAAGAGAGAAGCCACGTTTGGGACACGTTTCAACTGCACGTGGCTGCCTGGAACGAGCAGATAAAGAGCCTCGACAGCAAGATGGACCATCTCTCAAGGGGCCAGGAGAAGATGATCGTCCTCGACACGAAAGTCTCGCAGCTCATGAACCTCGAGTACAAATTGGAAAGAGTCGCTGCGAGCCTCCAGGAAACCTCGCAGAGGATTCATCAATTGGAGGCGCCCAAGGATCCTCTGATGGGAGAATTCGCCAGCAG gggCGTTCTTTCGACGTTGAAGAACGTCGAACGCAAAGTGGACCGAGTGCAGGCCGGTATTCAGGGCATTGGAACGACCctgaaacagaagaagaaacgCAACGAAACGGAGGAGGCTTCCGGAAAATTGGTAATTCGATGCAACACGCCACCGGCGGTGGAAGAAGCTCTTCAGGATGTGCAGGCCAAGGTTGATCTCGTCTACGACAAGCTGCTGTCCGAAACGGACAGTAACGAGTTGAACGATCAGCCAGAGTCCTCGGATCTTTCTCAAACTGAGGCCAAGCTGCTCAATCG ACTCTGGAAGAGGCTGATGGTACCGCAACGAAAGATGATCAAATCGTTAGACGCCATTGAGGATCTACTGCGTGGCTCAAACGTCACGGGCGTTTCTTGTCGCGGTGATTCGGACGATAACCTTCACCACGATATTGAAGAATTGTCGAGCTGCTGCCGAGCAAGCAGTCATCGGGTCAGCTCCTTCGTAGAAAATGCGGAGACCCTTATGAAGCGGGTCGAAG GAGTTGTCAACCACGTTAATTCCCAGTCATCCATCGGACTGGAGGCTCTTGAGCGGGGCTTTTCCGAGCAGAGGAATCGCTTGAAAGATATCGTCGGAAAAATCGGCGAGACTTGTTCTCGGACTAAGGGCGAATCACCGTCCTCCAATCAGTTTCCTCTCCTTGTCTACGACGGTTCAGGGGACGCTACCGACGACACCGGGAGTGGCGACGACGAGGACGCTCCTCAGG GCAGCCTTGACAGAGACGTCACGGTGATACCGCTTGACACTGGAACGGAAGGATGGACGCCCAACAACGGCGAGGACGCGACGTCGACGGCAGCCTCGACTCCCGCATATCCGGTACCACGAACCTGGAGTCCGGTGACGACGGTACCAAACACCACCACATTACCGCCACCCGTCACCACGGCAAGTGTCGAAACGTTATCGACGTCGGAAGCACCAGGAGATCAACTGCTTTACGCGGACGTACAGAAGTGCGAAAGTCTGGTGAACACCGGGAGGAACTCGGGCGTTTACATGCTCGGGCAAAACAGAGACTTTAACGGTGCTGGTCGCGATTTCTACACGAGGAACTGCGATCTTGATACCGCCGGGGGCGGATGGACCGTGATTCAACAGAGGGGTGGCGGCTGGGGTGGCGTCGAGAACTTTACGAGAAACTGGGACGATTACAGGCTCGGTTTCGGCAGTTTTTGGGGAGAGTTTTGGCTCGGCAACGAGTACATTCACAG GCTCACCTACGAGGCCGACGTCGTTCTGAGGGTCGAGCTCGAGGACTGGAAGGGCGTCACGGCCTGGGCCGAGTATTCCACCttcag AGTCGACGCCGAGGTGGACAATTACAGAATATGGATCGGCGACTACGAGGGCAACGCCACTGACGCTTTCAGCGCTCATGATGGAACTCCCTTTTCCACCGTCGACCGGGACAACGACAGCGCACCGCCATGTTGTCCTTGCGCACCGGCTTACGGTGGTGGCTGGTGGTTCTATAG CTGTTTCGAGGCGAATCTGAACGGCGATTATTACCCGGAAAACGCTACGCACGATCCGTTCCGCGGTGTTATTTGGGAACACTGGCAGGGTGATTACAGTCTCAAGACTACCAGGATGATGGTGCGCCCTCGTACGCTCGGTGACATTCCTCTCGATCCTCCGGACCAGGTTTATCCGGATCCCTGA
- the LOC124413495 gene encoding venom protease-like, protein MILSVIFFLLYATYHVESAEEGDSCKLKTGVSGVCALLNNCDVVFQQLVAGNAPDSICGYAGFEPIVCCPNSRPETTRPTPTIPRKPVGDGRGAIAREKCAEYATYTYQLIDPPVLTLNRHKVNKSVCAIKSQKLIVGGTRAERMEFPHMAAVGYDLPTAGVGWYCGGTLISENFVLTAAHCTFSSDWGPAKWVRVGDLNLQRSDDGASPVDRRITEKIRHPRYELPAQYHDIALLRLEARVPFNAWIRPACLHTSPTTGTEKAIATGWGRVEWTDDEGSSDLLKVTLPLVDQRTCNASYSAGGSVVQLPNGVIGEWAMCAGQSGRDTCQGDSGGPLVIFSSKDYNCMYDVVGVTSLGRFCGSAVPGVYTRVYYYVPWIESVVWGRG, encoded by the exons ATGATTCTCTCGGTTATTTTCTTCCTACTTTACGCGACGTATCACGTCGAGTCAGCGGAAGAAG GTGATTCATGCAAATTGAAAACCGGCGTTTCCGGGGTCTGTGCCTTGCTGAACAATTGCGACGTCGTATTCCAGCAATTGGTGGCTGGCAATGCGCCGGATTCAATCTGCGGGTATGCCGGATTTGAACCAATCGTTTGCTGTCCAAATAGCAGACCGGAAACCACGCGGCCAACTCCGACTATTCCTCGGAAGCCGGTCGGCGATGGACGAGGTGCAATTGCGAGGGAGA aatgcGCTGAATATGCTACGTACACTTATCAGCTGATAGATCCACCGGTTTTGACCCTGAATCGACATAAAGTGAATAAATCCGTATGCGCGATCAAGTCGCAAAAGTTAATTGTGGGAGGAACAAGGGCCGAGCGTATGGAGTTTCCCCACATGGCAGCGGTTGGTTACGATTTGCCAACAGCCGGAGTCGGCTGGTACTGCGGAGGCACCCTGATATCCGAGAATTTCGTCCTGACAGCGGCCCACTGCACGTTTTCATCGGATTG GGGCCCTGCGAAATGGGTGCGCGTTGGCGATTTGAACCTGCAGCGTTCCGACGACGGGGCGTCACCGGTAGATCGTCGCATCACCGAGAAAATCAGACACCCTCGATACGAGCTTCCTGCGCAATACCACGACATCGCTCTTCTTCGTCTCGAGGCCAGGGTGCCTTTCAACGCCTGGATCAGACCGGCTTGTCTGCACACCTCACCCACCACTGGGACTGAGAAAGCCATAGCGACTGGATGGGGGCGTGTTGAATGGA cTGACGATGAAGGTTCGAGTGATCTTCTAAAAGTTACGCTTCCCCTCGTCGATCAGCGAACTTGTAACGCGAGCTACTCAGCTGGCGGGTCTGTAGTGCAGCTTCCCAATGGAGTAATTGGAGAGTGGGCGATGTGTGCTGGACAATCGGGCCGTGACACGTGCCAG GGTGACAGTGGAGGCCCTCTCGTGATATTCAGCAGCAAGGATTATAACTGCATGTACGATGTAGTCGGAGTCACAAGTTTAGGAAGATTTTGCGGAAGTGCAGTTCCCGGGGTTTACACACGCGTTTATTACTACGTTCCGTGGATAGAGTCCGTCGTGTGGGGCCGAGGATAA
- the LOC124413496 gene encoding interleukin enhancer-binding factor 2 isoform X1: MLNMVRGARGGMIRGGRGGMGRGMGFPRKQFLPRHPFDYTLCEAAFPRVKAAADEADFTTALLKKNSDMCPTAKEQNSILNLVTKLQGVLDNLIVAPGTFEACQLEEVRQVGSFKKGTMIKGHNVADIVVILKTLPTKTAVEALGTKVNTDLKAGNPKEAFKLTQTERGFDLSTNEATVRVLITTLHQNLRKLESEQHLDVKICQGHLAAIRHSRWFEENAHHSSIKVLIRLLRDLRTRFEGFEPLSPWMLDLLAHNAIMNNPSRQALPINQAYKRVLQLLASGLFLPGSAGISDPCEGGNIRVHTAMTLEQQDQVCLTAQTLLRVLAHGGYRPLLEGGNKLAVEMSVWAGGVVASPLDKAYEPPTEQEQQEEMDEGNEEMVTQDA; this comes from the exons AT GCTTAACATGGTTCGAGGTGCTCGTGGCGGCATGATAAGAGGTGGGCGAGGAGGGATGGGGCGCGGAATGGGGTTTCCTAGGAAGCAGTTCCTGCCCAGACATCCCTTTGATTACACCCTTTGCGAGGCTGCGTTTCCTCGCGTCAAGGCAGCCGCAGATGAGGCTGATTTCACTACCGCACTTCTGAAGAAAAACTCGGACATGTGTCCGACGGCGAAAGAGCAGAATTCTATCTTAAACCTCGTTACCAAGCTACAAGGAGTTCTGGATAATCTAATCGTTGCTCCTGGAACCTTCGAAGCTTGT CAACTCGAGGAAGTCAGGCAGGTCGGGAGCTTTAAAAAAGGGACAATGATCAAGGGTCATAACGTAGCAGATATCGTTGTTATCCTCAAAACGTTACCAACAAAAACCGCGGTCGAAGCACTGGGCACGAAAGTAAACACAGACTTGAAGGCGGGCAATCCTAAAGAGGCGTTTAAGCTAACTCAAACGGAACGTGGATTTGATCTTTCAACCAATGAGGCCACTGTTCGCGTCCTCATTACCACTTTGCATCAAAATTTGCGTAAATTGGAATCCGAGCAACATCTTGACGTTAAAATCTGCCAAG gacACCTAGCAGCCATCAGACACTCCCGATGGTTCGAAGAAAACGCCCATCACTCGAGCATCAAAGTACTGATCAGATTGCTGAGAGATTTGCGGACTAGATTCGAGGGTTTCGAACCCCTGTCTCCATGGATGCTAGATCTTCTGGCACATAACGCAATCATGAATAATCCCAGCAGACAAGCACTGCCGATAAATCAAGCCTACAAGCGTGTGCTCCAGCTCCTCGCTTCCGGGTTATTTTTGCCTGGGTCAGCCG GAATTTCCGATCCCTGCGAGGGTGGAAACATCCGCGTACACACCGCTATGACTTTAGAACAGCAAGACCAAGTATGTCTAACGGCACAAACCCTGTTACGAGTATTGGCGCACGGTGGTTATCGGCCATTGCTCGAAGGCGGTAATAAATTAGCGGTAGAAATGAGTGTATGGGCTGGCGGTGTGGTTGCCAGTCCTTTGGACAAAGCCTACGAACCTCCAACGGAACAGGAACAGCAGGAGGAGATGGACgaaggaaatgaagaaatggtGACCCAAGACGCATAA
- the LOC124413499 gene encoding proteasome subunit alpha type-2 → MASERYSFSLTTFSPSGKLVQIEYALAAVSAGAPSVGIKASNGVVLATENKHKSILYDEHSVNKVEMVTKHIGMIYSGMGPDYRLLVKQARKIAQQYLLVYQEPIPTAQLVQRVAMLMQEYTQSGGVRPFGVSLLICGWDNDKPYLFQCDPSGAYYAWKATAMGKNHINGKTFLEKRYSEDLELDDAVHTAILTLKEGFEGQMTADNIEVGICDANGFRRLHPSNVKDYLANIP, encoded by the exons ATGGCTTCGGAGCGGTACAGTTTTTCGCTGACTACATTCAG CCCGTCGGGCAAGCTGGTGCAGATTGAGTATGCATTGGCTGCAGTATCAGCGGGTGCGCCTTCCGTCGGCATCAAGGCATCCAACGGAGTTGTTTTGGCCACTGAAAATAAGCACAAATCGATACTCTACGACGAGCACAGTGTTAACAAGGTCGAAATGGTTACCAAGCATATTGGGATGATATATAGCGGAATGGGGCCTGACTATCGTCTACTTGTGAAGCAAGCCCGTAAAATCGCCCAGCAGTACCTGCTAGTGTATCAGGAACCAATCCCAACCGCGCAGCTCGTTCAACGAGTAGCGATGCTCATGCAGGAGTACACGCAGTCAGG AGGTGTACGTCCGTTCGGTGTTTCTCTGCTGATATGCGGCTGGGACAACGACAAGCCGTACCTATTCCAGTGCGATCCGTCAGGTGCTTATTACGCCTGGAAAGCAACCGCGATGGGAAAGAATCACATCAACGGTAAAACATTCCTGGAGAAGAGATACAGCGAAGATTTGGAACTCGATGATGCAGTTCATACGGCTATTCTGACTTTGAAGGAAGGATTTGAGGGACAAATGACCGCAGACAATATCGAAGTTGGCATTTGTGACGCCAATGGATTCAGGAGGCTCCATCCGTCCAACGTTAAGGACTACCTTGCGAACATCccctaa
- the LOC124413494 gene encoding uncharacterized protein LOC124413494 isoform X2 translates to MISVISSAQAVGPLTTTTQQPFVVPEVQTMDQPEIQQRQSEIQRSPVDRLWEEIGGVKAMMSSIAGQLDKFNSLYLGKLEHRMLTTSTLLASIDSNIHGLQERSHVWDTFQLHVAAWNEQIKSLDSKMDHLSRGQEKMIVLDTKVSQLMNLEYKLERVAASLQETSQRIHQLEAPKDPLMGEFASRGVLSTLKNVERKVDRVQAGIQGIGTTLKQKKKRNETEEASGKLVIRCNTPPAVEEALQDVQAKVDLVYDKLLSETDSNELNDQPESSDLSQTEAKLLNRLWKRLMVPQRKMIKSLDAIEDLLRGSNVTGVSCRGDSDDNLHHDIEELSSCCRASSHRVSSFVENAETLMKRVEGVVNHVNSQSSIGLEALERGFSEQRNRLKDIVGKIGETCSRTKGESPSSNQFPLLVYDGSGDATDDTGSGDDEDAPQGEGSLDRDVTVIPLDTGTEGWTPNNGEDATSTAASTPAYPVPRTWSPVTTVPNTTTLPPPVTTASVETLSTSEAPGDQLLYADVQKCESLVNTGRNSGVYMLGQNRDFNGAGRDFYTRNCDLDTAGGGWTVIQQRGGGWGGVENFTRNWDDYRLGFGSFWGEFWLGNEYIHRLTYEADVVLRVELEDWKGVTAWAEYSTFRVDAEVDNYRIWIGDYEGNATDAFSAHDGTPFSTVDRDNDSAPPCCPCAPAYGGGWWFYSCFEANLNGDYYPENATHDPFRGVIWEHWQGDYSLKTTRMMVRPRTLGDIPLDPPDQVYPDP, encoded by the exons ATGATCTCCGTGATCTCGTCGGCACAGGCCGTCGGTCccttgacgacgacgacgcagCAGCCCTTCGTTGTACCGGAAGTCCAGACGATGGATCAACCGGAAATCCAGCAGAGGCAATCGGAGATACAGAGATCGCCGGTTGACCGTCTTTGGGAGGAAATCGGTGGCGTTAAAGCAATGATGAGCAGTATAGCTG GTCAGTTGGACAAGTTCAACAGTCTGTACCTGGGTAAACTGGAGCACAGAATGTTGACGACGTCGACGCTGTTGGCGAGTATTGACAGCAATATTCATGGTCTACAAGAGAGAAGCCACGTTTGGGACACGTTTCAACTGCACGTGGCTGCCTGGAACGAGCAGATAAAGAGCCTCGACAGCAAGATGGACCATCTCTCAAGGGGCCAGGAGAAGATGATCGTCCTCGACACGAAAGTCTCGCAGCTCATGAACCTCGAGTACAAATTGGAAAGAGTCGCTGCGAGCCTCCAGGAAACCTCGCAGAGGATTCATCAATTGGAGGCGCCCAAGGATCCTCTGATGGGAGAATTCGCCAGCAG gggCGTTCTTTCGACGTTGAAGAACGTCGAACGCAAAGTGGACCGAGTGCAGGCCGGTATTCAGGGCATTGGAACGACCctgaaacagaagaagaaacgCAACGAAACGGAGGAGGCTTCCGGAAAATTGGTAATTCGATGCAACACGCCACCGGCGGTGGAAGAAGCTCTTCAGGATGTGCAGGCCAAGGTTGATCTCGTCTACGACAAGCTGCTGTCCGAAACGGACAGTAACGAGTTGAACGATCAGCCAGAGTCCTCGGATCTTTCTCAAACTGAGGCCAAGCTGCTCAATCG ACTCTGGAAGAGGCTGATGGTACCGCAACGAAAGATGATCAAATCGTTAGACGCCATTGAGGATCTACTGCGTGGCTCAAACGTCACGGGCGTTTCTTGTCGCGGTGATTCGGACGATAACCTTCACCACGATATTGAAGAATTGTCGAGCTGCTGCCGAGCAAGCAGTCATCGGGTCAGCTCCTTCGTAGAAAATGCGGAGACCCTTATGAAGCGGGTCGAAG GAGTTGTCAACCACGTTAATTCCCAGTCATCCATCGGACTGGAGGCTCTTGAGCGGGGCTTTTCCGAGCAGAGGAATCGCTTGAAAGATATCGTCGGAAAAATCGGCGAGACTTGTTCTCGGACTAAGGGCGAATCACCGTCCTCCAATCAGTTTCCTCTCCTTGTCTACGACGGTTCAGGGGACGCTACCGACGACACCGGGAGTGGCGACGACGAGGACGCTCCTCAGGGTGAGG GCAGCCTTGACAGAGACGTCACGGTGATACCGCTTGACACTGGAACGGAAGGATGGACGCCCAACAACGGCGAGGACGCGACGTCGACGGCAGCCTCGACTCCCGCATATCCGGTACCACGAACCTGGAGTCCGGTGACGACGGTACCAAACACCACCACATTACCGCCACCCGTCACCACGGCAAGTGTCGAAACGTTATCGACGTCGGAAGCACCAGGAGATCAACTGCTTTACGCGGACGTACAGAAGTGCGAAAGTCTGGTGAACACCGGGAGGAACTCGGGCGTTTACATGCTCGGGCAAAACAGAGACTTTAACGGTGCTGGTCGCGATTTCTACACGAGGAACTGCGATCTTGATACCGCCGGGGGCGGATGGACCGTGATTCAACAGAGGGGTGGCGGCTGGGGTGGCGTCGAGAACTTTACGAGAAACTGGGACGATTACAGGCTCGGTTTCGGCAGTTTTTGGGGAGAGTTTTGGCTCGGCAACGAGTACATTCACAG GCTCACCTACGAGGCCGACGTCGTTCTGAGGGTCGAGCTCGAGGACTGGAAGGGCGTCACGGCCTGGGCCGAGTATTCCACCttcag AGTCGACGCCGAGGTGGACAATTACAGAATATGGATCGGCGACTACGAGGGCAACGCCACTGACGCTTTCAGCGCTCATGATGGAACTCCCTTTTCCACCGTCGACCGGGACAACGACAGCGCACCGCCATGTTGTCCTTGCGCACCGGCTTACGGTGGTGGCTGGTGGTTCTATAG CTGTTTCGAGGCGAATCTGAACGGCGATTATTACCCGGAAAACGCTACGCACGATCCGTTCCGCGGTGTTATTTGGGAACACTGGCAGGGTGATTACAGTCTCAAGACTACCAGGATGATGGTGCGCCCTCGTACGCTCGGTGACATTCCTCTCGATCCTCCGGACCAGGTTTATCCGGATCCCTGA